The following are encoded in a window of bacterium SCSIO 12643 genomic DNA:
- the lhgO gene encoding L-2-hydroxyglutarate oxidase codes for MSQFDITIIGGGIVGAATAYKIQKKYPDLKILLVEKEKSLSAHQTGHNSGVIHSGLYYTPGSHKARNCMKGREEIVAFAKEHGVKHDVCGKVVVATKESEIPYMKKIMETGKINGLDGLKLLTGDEVKEIEPHVESIGGIWVPQTGIIDYVGATVKMGELMLQIQPESKILLGEKAIDFIREERGSRLITDKGEYTTKKFIFCAGLQADRMARKDGIKLKERVVGFRGDYYVLTDQAKHKVNNLIYPVPDPAFPFLGVHFTRMTNGDIECGPSAVFTFKREGYKKTDFSLKDTAEALGYSGTWKLFFKNMKFGIDEQRRAFSKRLFLKTLQRIIPSLTMDDIRPGGSGVRALLLREDGDTKDDFRIVTNDHAIHVLNAPSPAATASLAIGDDILEMAENHFEFLKSHSLS; via the coding sequence GGAATTGTAGGTGCAGCTACCGCATATAAAATTCAAAAGAAATATCCGGATTTAAAGATTCTTTTAGTAGAAAAAGAAAAGAGTTTGTCAGCGCATCAAACAGGACATAATTCGGGTGTAATCCATTCAGGATTGTATTATACACCGGGGAGCCATAAGGCGCGTAATTGCATGAAAGGTAGAGAAGAAATCGTTGCATTTGCGAAAGAACATGGTGTTAAACATGATGTGTGTGGAAAGGTGGTTGTTGCTACTAAAGAATCAGAAATTCCATACATGAAAAAAATCATGGAAACAGGAAAGATCAACGGTTTAGATGGATTGAAACTTTTGACAGGTGATGAGGTAAAAGAAATAGAACCGCATGTAGAGTCTATTGGTGGAATTTGGGTTCCTCAAACAGGTATTATCGATTATGTTGGGGCTACTGTTAAAATGGGTGAGTTAATGCTTCAGATTCAACCAGAGAGTAAAATTCTTTTGGGAGAAAAAGCAATAGATTTTATTCGTGAAGAGAGGGGGAGTAGATTGATTACCGATAAAGGAGAATATACGACCAAAAAGTTCATTTTCTGTGCGGGGCTACAGGCAGATAGAATGGCACGAAAAGATGGAATCAAGTTAAAAGAACGTGTAGTAGGTTTTAGAGGTGATTATTATGTTTTGACTGATCAGGCAAAGCACAAAGTAAATAATCTGATTTATCCTGTTCCAGATCCAGCATTCCCGTTTTTGGGAGTTCATTTTACAAGGATGACCAATGGTGATATTGAATGTGGACCATCAGCGGTATTTACATTTAAAAGAGAAGGATATAAAAAGACTGATTTTAGTTTGAAGGATACAGCTGAAGCTTTAGGGTATTCAGGTACCTGGAAATTGTTCTTTAAGAACATGAAGTTTGGTATCGATGAACAACGTAGAGCTTTCTCAAAGAGATTATTCTTAAAGACATTACAAAGAATTATTCCATCTCTGACTATGGATGATATTCGTCCTGGAGGTTCTGGGGTTAGAGCATTGTTGTTGAGAGAAGATGGGGATACAAAAGATGATTTTAGAATTGTAACAAATGATCATGCGATTCACGTATTAAATGCGCCATCACCGGCAGCAACGGCTTCTCTGGCTATTGGTGATGACATTTTAGAGATGGCTGAGAATCATTTTGAATTTTTGAAGTCACATAGTCTGTCGTGA
- a CDS encoding glycosyltransferase family 2 protein, which yields MLDSVISQTYSNWEILLVDDHSSDNSFQIVSEYCKRDSRVKLFKNSGQGIISGLRTAYSHAKGTYVTRMDSDDIMESQKLEVLLNSLIRNGRGHIAIGQVQYFSEQGVGPGYKSYEDWLNRLTAKGENYLELYKECVIPSPCWMMHIADFDICGGFNADLYPEDYDLVFRFYKHDMRCIPCDQVLHQWRDYSSRTSRTHVNYADHTFIDLKLQYFLELHLDLNKSLVVWGAGKKGKRIANTLVEKNIAFTWVCDNPKKIGKQIYGQHLMHVNVLEDMNNAQNIVTVANPMAQREIKKFFTEKGKKSMIDYFFFC from the coding sequence ATGTTGGATTCAGTAATTTCTCAAACGTATTCAAATTGGGAAATTCTTTTAGTAGACGATCATTCATCTGATAATAGCTTTCAGATCGTTTCTGAATACTGTAAAAGGGATTCCAGAGTAAAGTTATTCAAGAATTCTGGGCAAGGAATTATTTCCGGTTTGCGTACTGCATATTCTCATGCTAAGGGTACGTATGTAACAAGAATGGATTCTGATGATATCATGGAGTCTCAAAAGCTTGAAGTGTTGCTTAATTCGTTAATCAGAAATGGAAGAGGACACATTGCCATTGGTCAGGTACAGTATTTTTCAGAGCAAGGCGTGGGGCCCGGGTACAAAAGCTACGAAGATTGGCTCAACCGTTTAACCGCAAAAGGAGAGAATTATCTGGAGCTATACAAAGAATGTGTGATTCCATCCCCTTGTTGGATGATGCATATTGCGGATTTCGATATATGTGGCGGTTTTAATGCGGATTTATATCCTGAAGATTATGATCTGGTTTTTCGCTTTTATAAACATGATATGAGATGTATCCCTTGTGATCAGGTTTTACATCAATGGAGAGATTATTCTAGCCGTACTTCCCGAACCCATGTAAACTATGCAGATCATACTTTTATTGATCTCAAGCTACAATATTTCCTTGAGCTTCATTTAGACTTAAATAAATCATTGGTGGTATGGGGAGCAGGTAAAAAGGGCAAAAGAATAGCCAATACTCTGGTTGAAAAGAATATTGCATTTACATGGGTTTGCGATAACCCCAAGAAAATTGGGAAACAAATTTATGGACAGCATTTGATGCATGTAAATGTACTTGAAGACATGAATAATGCTCAAAACATTGTGACTGTAGCGAACCCAATGGCTCAGAGAGAGATCAAAAAGTTTTTTACTGAAAAAGGGAAAAAGTCAATGATAGACTATTTCTTTTTTTGCTAA